The genomic interval TCCTTCAACATGGCCAACACGCTCCTGGGCGGGACCTGCCCGTTCATCGCCACCTGGCTGACGGCGACCACCGGCTCCCGTCTGGCACCCGCCTTCTACCTGACCGCAATCTCGGCGCTGGCCCTGCTGACCCTGGTGGTCTCACACGTGGACCCGCACCGCGACCTTGAGGCGCACGATTAACTGAGCCCCCGGGGCTACGTACTATTGCTGACCATGAGCAGCGAGACCAAACCGGGCGCCCCGACCTCAAAAGGAGAGGCCCGTCGGCAAGCCATAATCTCCGCCGCCGCCGCCATCATCCATGAGTCGGGGCCCGCGTCGGTCACGCACCGGGCAGTAGCCAGCCGGGCCGGCTGCTCCCTGTCCGCCACCACCTACTACTTCAACGGCCTGGACGACCTGCTCTACCAGGCCGGTCTGGCCAATATCCGCCGGTGGGCGCTCCGAGCGGAGCGGGCCGCCGAAAGAGCTGAGGCCCTGACTGCATCACCCAGCCTAGAGACGTGCATTGAGCTGATACTGGCAGCCACCCTGCCTGCCGAGGGCCCCTACCTAGGGCACTACATCCAGCTGATCTCTGCTGGTGACACCGCCCCCGTGGGCCGCGCCTACCGGGAAGGCCGTCAGCAGCTCAATGCCGCCGTCAACCGGCTCATCGTCGCCCTAGGCCTCCAGGCGACGGCGGAGGTGGTGATCGCCGTCGTGGACGGTGCAGCCGTCACCGCCCTCAGTGAGCAGCGCGACGTCAAAGAGACCGCCCGCAGCCTGCTGCGGCGCCTGGGCTGCTACATCCACTCTGCTATCCCGCAGCGGCCTGGGACAACCCGACCCTGAGCCGGTACGCGCTGAGCTGCGACGCCAGACCCCACCACCAGCCCTACGTTCCAGGCACGGCTGACTCACCTGTTGCCCGGCGGAGACAGCCGCGCTGAACTCACCGGGCAGGGCCTCAACACCGCTGGTGGTGGCGGAGGGCGTCGCGCTCGCACCGGCGGGGGCCGTCTCGCCGGGAGTGGAGTGGGTCGCGGCGGGCAGCTGAGGTGCAGCAGCGCCCAGCCGGTCTGGCTACCGGGAGCGCCCCGATCCCAACCCGGGTGGGTCTCCAGCACGGCGACAGTGCACGAGCCGATGACACCGCTCGTCCCCACCTCCAGGTAGCCGCCTTCAACCGGCCAGGAATCATCATTCGGCCAGATCTGCACCCAAGCACCCGAGGTCTCCACCGAGGACACGACCACGCTCCACCCGCTCTCCAGGGTGCTGGGACCCACCTCGCCCACGCCATGCGCCTGCGAGCGCAGCGCCTCAAGCTCAGGAGGCAGGTCCGGCATACCCGGACGCAGCGACCACCACACGAATCCAGCGACGGCCAGCACGAGCACGACAACGACGCTGACGACACCAATAACCACCTTGCGGAGCATCGTCACACACTTCCTTTCGTACCCGGCCGTTCGTCGCCCGTGACAGCATCAGCGTCCCATGCTCCCCGCACCATGAGCTCAGTGCTAGGGCCCCTCCGCGGAAGCAGAGGCGCTGGGAGTGGCGGAGGGCGTCGCGCTCGGACCGGCGGGGGCCGTCTCACTAGGAGTGGCGGAGGGACGCGGCGGACAGCTGACGTGCAGCAGCGCCCAGCCGGTCTGGCTGCCATCCTTACGCCCGGCCCAGCCCGGGTGAGTCTCCAGCACGGCGACAGTGCACGAGCCAACGGCCTCACTCGTCCCCACCTTGAGGACGGCGATCGCGAACTCATCCATGTCGTCATCGTCCGACCAGACCCGCACGACGGCACTATCGGTCTCCACCGAGGTCACCACCGAGCTCCACCCACCAGCGACAGAGAACGGACGCGCCTCACCCACGCGATGCGCCTCCGGGCGCAGCACCTCAAGCTCAGGAGGCAGCTCCGGCATACCCGGACGCAGCGACCACCACATGAATCCAGCGGCAGCCAGCACAAGCACGACGACGACACTGACGACACCAACAACCACCTTGCGAACCATCGCCACACACGTCCTTCCGTCGCCGTCCGTCCGGGTCCTCGTCCCATACTCCCAGCACCAGGCACTCAGTGCTGGGCGGCGCGCGCCACCCACGAGTCCACCGTCGCCCTGACCAGCATCATGCGCTCAGCCCTGGGTGCCGCCCGCGGACGCAGTGGCGCTGGGGGTGGCGGAGGGGGCTCGCTCCCACCGGTGGTAGCCGTCTCGCTGGGAGTGGCGGAAGGGGGCTCGCTCGGACCGGCGGGGACCGTCTCGTCGGGAGTGGCGGTCGGACGCGGCGGACAACTGACGTGCAGCAGCGCCCAACCGGTCTGGCTGCCGAGACCGCGCCAGGCCCTGCCCGGGTGGGTCTCCAGCACAGCGACAGTGCACGAGCCGACAGCCTCACTCGTCCCCACCTTGAGGACGGCGATCGCAAACTCTTCCATGTCGTCATCGTCCGACCAGACCCGCACGACGGCACTGTCGGTCTTCACCGAGGACACCACTGCCCTCCACCCGCCGGGGACGGGGAACGGACGCGCCTCTCCCACAGCCTCCGCCTCGGAGTACAACGCCTCAAGCTCAGGAGGCAACTCCGGCATACCCGGACGCAGCGACCACCACATGAATCCAGCGGCAGCCAGCACAAGCACGACGACGACACTGACGACACCTATCACCACCTTGCGGACCATCGTCACACACGTCCTTTCGTCGCTGTCCGTCCGGGTCCTCGTCCATGCTCCCAGCACCGGGCGCTCGGTGCCGGGCGGCGCGCGCCACCCACGAGTCCAGCGTCGCCCTGCCCAGCATCAAGCACTCAGTGATGGCTGCCGCCCGCGGACGCGGTGGCGCTGGGAGTGGCGGAAGGGGGCGCACTACCACCGGTAGTAGCCGTCTCACTGGGGGTGGCGGTGGGACGCGGCGGGCAACTGAGGTGCAGCAGCGCCCAGCCGGTCTGGCCGCCATCCTTACGCCCGGACCAGCCCGGGTGAGTCTCCAGCACAGCGACAGTGCACGAGCCGATAACACCGCTCGTCCCCACCTCCAGGAATCTCCCTTCAACCGGCCAGGAATCATCATCCGGCCAGACCTCCACCCTGACACCCGAGGTGTGCACCGTGAACAGCACTGCATTCCACCCGCCGGGCACAGACAACGGACGAGCCTCACCCACGCCATGCGCCTCCGAGCGCAGCGCCTCAAGCTCAGGAGGCAGGTCCGGCATACCCGGACGCAGCGACCACAAGTCGACACCAACGACGGCCAGCACAAGCACAACGACGACGCTGACGACACCTATCACCACCTTGCGGACCATCGTCACACACGTCCTTTCGTCACCGGCCCTCCGGGTCCTCGTCCCATACTCCCAGCACCAGGCACTCAGCGCTGGGTGCCGCCCGCGGACGCAGAGGCACTGGGGGTGGCGGAAGGGGGCGCGCTCGGACCGGTGGTGGCCGTCTCACTGGGGCTGGCGCTGGGTCGCGGCGGACAGCTGACGTGAAGCAGCGCCCAGCCGGTCTGGCCGCCATCCTTACGCCCGGACCAGCCCGGGTGAGTCTCCAGCACAGCGACAGTGCACGAGCCGACGACACCGCTCGTCCCCACCTCCACGAAGTCGTGGTCAACCGGCCCGGACTCATCCTCCGACCATATCTGCACCCAGGCGCCCGAGGTCTCCACTGAGAACAGCACTGCCCTCCAGCCGCCGGGGACGGAGAACGGCCCCGTCTCACTCACGCTCTGCGCCTCCGAGCGCAGCGCCTCAAGCTCAAGAGGCAGGTCCGGCGTGCCCGGACGCACCGACCACCACATGAAACCAACGACGGCCAGCACAAGCACGACAACGACACCGACGACACCAACAACCACCTTGCGGACCATCGTCACACACGTCCTTTCGTCACCGGCCGTCCGGGTCCTCATCCCATACCCCCAGCACCAGGCACTCAGCGCTGGGTCCCGCCCGCGGACGCAGTGGCGCTGGGAGTCGCGCTCGCTCCGGTGGTGGCCGTCTCACCGGGGGTGACGGCAGGACGCGGCGGGCAACTGACGTGCAGCAGCGCCCAGCCGGTCTCGCTTCCTTCTTCACGCCCGGGCCAACCCGGGTGGGTCTCCAGCACGGCGACAGTGCACGAGCCAATGACACCGCTCGTCCCAACGTCCAGGAACTCACCTACAACCGGTCCGGAGTCATCCTCCGCCCAGATCTGCACCCTGGCACCCGAGGTGTGCACCGAGAACAGCACTGCCCTCCACCCGCCGGGGACGGGGAACGGACGCGCCTCTCCCACGCCATGCGCCTGCGAGCGCAGCGCCTCAAGCTCAGGGGGCAGGTCCGGCATACCCGGACGCAGCGACCACCACATGAAACCAACGACGGCCAGGACAAGCACGACAACGACACCGACGACTCCAATGAGCACCTTGCGGACCATCGTCACACACGTCCTTTCGTCACCGGCCGTCCGGGTCCTCGTCCCATACTCCCAGCACCAGGCACTCAGCGCTGGGTCCCCTCCGCGGACGCAGAGGCACTGGGGGTGGCGGAAGGGGGCGCGCTCGGACCGGTGGTGGCCGTCTCACTGGGGCTGGCGCTGGGTCGCGGCGGACAGCTGACGTGCAGCAGCGCCCAGCCGGTCTGGCTGCCATCCTTACGCCCGGACCAACCCGGGTGAGTCTCCAGCACAGCGACAGTGCACGAGCCGACGACACCGCTCGTCCCCACCTCCACGAAGTCGTGGTCAACCGGCCCGGACTCATCCTCCGGCCAGACCTGCACCCAGGCGCCCGAGGTCTCCACCGAGAACAGCACTGCATTCCACCCGCCGGGCACAGGCAACGGACGAGCCTCACCCACGCCATGCGCCTGCGAGCGCAGCGCCTCAAGCTCAGGAGGCAGGTCAGGCATACCCGGACGCACCGACCACCACATGAGACCAGCGACGACCAGCACAAGCACAACGACAACACTGACGACACCAATAACCACCTTGCGGACCATCCTCAGATACTTCCTCTCCTTCATGCCCTGCCTCGCAGCCGATCAAGCAGACCGCCTCCCCATCGTGCCACTACACCCCTACAGGGCAGCATGCCTTGGATCACTTGACCGGGTTGACATGCACCTGGGTGAACCCGTTCCTCCAGTCCTCGTAGGGCAACGTCATGGGTTGGTCCGGATACCACGGGTTCTGGATCGTCACCGTGTCATCAGAGGGGTCGCTCGGATCGCCCAGGTCGACCGAGACGACCTGATAGGCATGACCGTACATCAGCCGTTCCCACAGCTCGTTGCCCTTCGAATCCCTGGGGTGATGCTTGTCGTACAGAGGATTCTCGTTCCGGGAGGACCGGGGCGTGGGCTGCGAACTGAGGGCAACGGCATGACCCTGGTCGAGTTCCGCCTTGAGATCGGCCGCACTGTAACTATCCGTGGAACGCCTCGTTGACGGCTTGCCGGTGAGCACCTCCATGCCGTTGCTCGCCCAGCCCCCCTCGATGGCCCCGTAGGAGCCCTCGTAGGAGGCGAGCGCCTTCTCCATAATCTCGGGCCACAGCTCGCTCTTGTCCGTGGACCGGGCGTAGCCTTGATCTCCATCCGGCATGATCACCTGGTCACCGGTCACTGTGATGTATACCGGCTTGCCATCACGGTAGAGTCGGACCGTGTACGTCCCGTTGCCGTTGTCCGTGATGGCGTTCTCGATGACCGAGGGGTCGGAGGCGGCGACGGCCTTGAGGGACGCGATGTACCAGCAGTCACCGATGAGTCCCTGTCTGATGTCCGATGGAGAGACGCCGTTGACCACCGGCAAGCCCTTGGACTCCCTGTACGAGAACTCCTGCCCCTCCTCCTCAGTGCTCTCGTCGTCTCCTTCGACGTCGTCGAACCTGGGCTGGATGTCCTGGGTGATGCCCGCCAGGCGGCGTACCGTGTCGTAGGAGGCATTGGGAAGCACCCGGGTCCACATCTGCTGGCGACGCTCCGTGCTCCAGCCACCGGTGCCGAAGGGGCGCCAGCCCTGCTCCATCTCCTGGACCCAGCGACGCAGCTCGTCGTCGGACATGCCGGCGATGACGGAGTCGACCTCGGCTCCGTTGAGCCCCTTGAGACGGTTCTCGATGCTGTCGAGATCGCGGCTGGAAACAGGGTTGAACCACCCCGTGCGGAGGTCCTCATGGACCCCCTTGAGCGCCTCGTTGACCTTCTGCTGGTCGACCGGCTCCTTCGGCCTGGGGTTCTGCGGCTGCCCACCGCCCGGACCCTGCGGCTGCCCACCGGCCGGACCCTGCGGGCGGCTACCGGCCGCGTCGTTCGGGGCGTAGGCCTCGTCTCCCTTGGGCCTGCCGACCGTCACGGGAGTGGCGGGTTCACCCCCGCAGCCACCGCCCCCGCCGTCGGAGAAGACGCTCTCGATGGCGCACTGGACACCGGTCGCGATCCTGCCGCCCATCGGTGTGAAGACCGCACCGAGCGCAAGAATGACGATGACGGCGACCATGATGACGCCGGCGTACTCGGCGGACGCCTGCCCCTGCGCGCCCCGCAGCGGCCACAGGCGCAGGCGGGCGCTCAACGGGTCAGCGTGGGGACGGCGGGTACCGGGGCGGCTGCCAGCGGAAGGGGTAAGAGCCACGGCGCTCCTCCTCAGTGACGGGACACTCACCCGTCATGACAACGGGAGAACCAGCACATCACCCGCACCGCCCCGCCAGCCAGGGGCGCTCACCCCTAAGAGGGACCGGGTTTCGGCACCATCCGACCCACCACTCAGGGCGCGGGCCCCAGGAGGGCCGGCCGTCCTCAGGCGCGCCGCCGGACTCAGGCCCGTGACGAGCGCGTCGAGCGCGCGGAGGTCGTCTTCTTCTTCGCCGTCGTCTTGCGCGTCGTCGTGCGCTTCTTGGCCGGCCCCTTAGCGCGCTTGTCCGCTAGCAGCTCGTAGGCGCGCTCCGGGGTCACGGTCGCCGGGTCGTCGCCACGGCGCAGGGTCACGTTCGTCTCGCCGTCGGTGAAGTACGGGCCGAAACGGCCGTCCTTGATGACGACCGGCCGACCGGTGGCCGGATCCGTGCCCAGCTCGCGCAGCGGGCCCCGCGCCGCCGCCTGACCACGGCGGCGCTTGGGCTGGGCGAAGAGCTCGTTGGCCTGCTCGAGCGTGACGGTGAACAACTGCTCCTCCGTCTCCAGGGAGCGTGAGTCCGTACCCTTCTTGAGATAGGGGCCGTAACGGCCGTTCTGCGCGGTGATGTCCACGCCCTCGGCGTCCTGGCCGACGACGCGCGGCAGGCTCAGCAGGTCCAGGGCCTGCTCGAGCGTCACCGTCGCCAGGCTCATGCTCTTGAACAGGGAGGCCGTGCGCGGCTTGGCGGCCTTCTTCGCGGTCCGCTTGCGGGGCCCGCCATCCTCAGCGGGGACCCCAGCCCCGGCCTCGGTCTCCTCAGGCAGCACCTCGGTGACGTAGGGGCCGTAGCGGCCGTCCTTGGCGATGATCGTGTGCCCGGTGACGGGGTCGATGCCGAGCTCGCGACCGTCGTCGGCGGCCCGCTCGAACAGCTCACGGGCCTTGGCCACGGTGAGCTCATCCGGGGCGATGCCCGCTGGCACGTTGGCGCGCTTGCCCTCGGCGTCCTCCAGGTAGGGGCCGTAGCGGCCCACCCGCAGGGTCATGCCCTCGCCGATGTCGATGGAGTTGACCGCCCGGGCATCGATCTCGCCGAGGCTGGCGAGCATCTGACTCAGGCTGCGCGCACCCGTCTCGGCCTCGCCGTCGGCTCCCTCCTGGGCGCGGGCACCGTTGTAGAAGCGGTCCAGCCAGGCGACCCGGTCCTCCTCGCCGGCGGCGATCCGGTCCAGGTCCCGCTCCATGGAGGCGGTGAAGTCGTAGTCGACGAGCTCGGCGAAGTTCTCCTCGAGCAGGCGGGTGACAGCGAAGGCCAACCAGGTGGGCACGAGGGCCTGGCCCCGGTGGTCGACGTAGCCGCGATCCGCGATGACGCTCATCGTCGCCGCGTAGGTGGAGGGGCGTCCGATCTCCCGCTCCTCCAGAGCCTTGACCAGTGAGGCCTCCGTGTAGCGGGGCGGGGGCGTCGTCTCGTGGCCGACGGCCTCGGAGCCCAGCGCACGCAGCGAGTCCCCGACTCTCATGGCGGGCAGACGCACGTCCTTGTCCGAGCCGGAGTCGTAGCGGTCGGCGTCGCGCCCCTCCTCGTAGGCGGCCAGGAAGCCGCGGAAGGTGATGACCGTGCCCGAGGCGGTCAGGCCCGCCATACGGAAGGTCAGGCCCGCGTCGCGCGCGCCGCCGTCGGCGCTCATGAGCGGCACCTGCACGCGCACCGTGGCAGTGGAGCCGACGGCGTCGGCCATCTGGGAGGCGACCGTCCTCTTCCAGATGAGTTCGTAGAGGCGGAACTGGGAGCCGGAGAGCTCGCCCGCAACCTGTGCGGGGGTGCGGAAGTGGTCCCCGGCTGGGCGGATCGCCTCGTGCGCCTCCTGGGCGCCCTTGGTCCGGGTGGCGTACAGGCGCGGCTTGGCGGGCACGTACTCAGGGCCGTAGAGCTCGGCGACCTGGGCGCGGGCGGCACTGACCGCCTGGCCGGACAGGACCGTCGAGTCGGTACGCATGTAAGTGATGAAGCCGTTCTCGTACAGGCCCTGGGCCACGCGCATCGTCTCGCGCGGGTTCATGCGCAGCTTGCGCGAGGCCTCCTGTTGGAGGGTGGAGGTGGTGAAGGGGGCCGCCGGGCGGCGCTTGTAAGGCTTCTCCTCGACCTCGGCGACCTGCGGGGTTGAGCGCAGCACGGCGTCGGCCACGGCGCGCGCCCCACCCTCGTGCAGGTGGACCGTGCCCGCCTTGACGGCGGCGGAACGCAGCCGGCCGTCGTCGTCGAAGTCACGGCCGGTGGCGACGCGGCGCCCATCAAGCGTGGCCAGGCGGGCGGTGAAGGACTGGGCCTCCTGCCCCACGCCGCCGCCGACGGCCAGCTCGGCCTCGACCCCCCAGTAGCCGGCGGCCGTGAAGGCCATGCGCTCGCGCTCGCGCTCGACGACGAGACGGGTCGCGACGGACTGCACGCGCCCGGCGGACAGGCCCGCGCGCACCTTGCGCCACAGGACCGGGGAGACCTCGTAGCCGACGAGGCGGTCAAGGATGCGTCGCGTCTCCTGGGCGTCCACGCGGTCGGTGTCGAGCTCGCGGGTGTTCTCCAGGGCGCGGCCCACCGCCTCCCGGGTGATCTCCGTGAAGGTCATGCGCTTGACGGGGACCTTGGGCTTGAGGACCTCGAGCAGGTGCCAGGCGATGGCCTCGCCCTCACGGTCATCATCGGTGGCAAGGTAGAGCTCGTCGGCCTCCTTAAGGGCCTTACGCAGCTGGGTGACCGTCTTCTTCTTGTCCGGGTTGATGACGTAGTACGGCTTGAAGCCGTCCTCAACGTCGACCGCGAACTTGCCGTAAGGGCCCTTCTTCTCCGCGGCGGGCAGCTCAGAGGGCTGGGCCAGGTCGCGGATGTGCCCGACGGAGGCCTCGACGTCGAAGTCGGAACCCAGGTAGCCCGCGATGGAGCGGACCTTGTTCGGCGACTCGACGATGACGAGCTTCTTGGACACGTGGAACCTTCCTCGCTACGACGGGGCCCAACGCGCACGTCACGGCAGGACGTCGTCTCGCGGGCGAGCGTAACGCATCCCCCGGCCCGGCCACCTCCCGGCCGTCTTCCGGCCAACACTGACCGGCAGACGTGCCCGATGCTCAGAGCTGGCCGACCGCCTCACGCAGGACTGCCAGCCGCTCATTGACGGCGTCCTCGTGGTAGGGCAGGTGGAGCCCGCGGCACTCGGCGGCCAGTGCCGCCAGGTCCCTGACCTCCGGGTTGCCGTGGTCGACGAGGTCGGCGGCCTCCGCGGTGGCCGAGTTGCGACCGCCGCGGCGGTCGACCCAGCGGCTCAGACGCCGGACCATACGGTCCAGCAGCGGGGTGATCTGGCTAATCTCGCCGTCGAGCGTGATCACGCCCTCCTCCACCTCGCGGCACACGGGGCCCAGCTGGGCGAAGCCGGCCTCCAGCGCCCCACACAGGGCGACAATGGAGTCCGCCGGGGACTCCTCGCTGCCGTCGAGCACGGAGCGGGCGAAGCGCCCCACCATGAGGGTATGCAGCCGGATAAGAGCGACGGAGTAACGCAGCTCCAGGACGGCATCGCGCAGCGCGTCCATGCTCGCGGGTAAGTCGCGCAGGCGGGGAGCGACCGTCTGCGACAGCTCGATGATCTGTGCGGCCAGGGCGTCGGCACGGTCGGCGATGTTGAGACGGCGGCCGCTGACGACGCGGCCGAAGGAGTCGGCACGGTCGGCGACGTCGAGTAGACCGCTCCTCGTGCCCGACATCGAGGTCAGCAGCCGCAGGTACTCCTCCAGCTCGAAGACGAGGAGGTTGGTCGCGCGCTCGAGGTCACCGGCGGCCTGGAGGATCCGGGTGACGGGCCCGTCCACGCCCATGGGCTGGGGCACGCGCACGCCGGCGGACACCAGGGCGGAGATCTCCCGGGGCACCTGCTGGAGCGTCATCGCGTGCAGTGAGTCGAAGCCCAGGGCGTTGAGCTCGGCGGTCAGCGCGGCGGCGCCGACCTCTCCGACCCGGCGTCGCGAGGCGCCCTGGGCGGCCTCCGCGCGCTCGCGGGCGCGCACGCCGCGGTAGACGTTGTTGACGGCCTCGAAGGTGGCGGTGTCCAGGGGCTTGGTCCGCACGGACAGGAAGCCGTCACTCACGGGCACGATCGTGGCGAAGACGCAGTAGTCCAGCCCGTCGGCGGCCCGGTTACGCACGTAGGCGCATGCCGGGCGCCCAGCCTCAAGGTCGTCCCACATGAGGCGGAAGACGCCTGCCGGCATGTCGAGGTGCCGGATGATGTTGTGCGGTGCGCCGATGAGGCGGTCGCGGTGGTAGCGCGAGAGGATGTCGAAAGTACGGTTCGACCTCGTGATGACGCCGCGCCTGTCCGTCGTCGAGAAGAAGATGTCTTCGGGATCGAAGAAGCGCTCGTAGCCGACCTGCGTCTCCACACTCAGTCCAGTCTCTATCAGTCGTTGAGGTATCTGCCACAGATTGCCCCAGATACGGCGCGTCGCGCACGTCGAACGGGGTGACATGTCGTACATGACTGAGACGATCCCCACCCGCCGCCAACACCTCGACGCCCCGCATCACCGGAACGACACGAAAAACGACACAGCGTGCGCACGGCCGGCTCATTGCGAATGAGACCATAACCACACCTGAACCACACCCGCTCCATCCCGCTCGAGGCCGAGGATCGCACCGCAACATCACTCCTTGAACCCTCAACCTCGCGTGGACAGACGAGCCGACCCACCTCAGCCGAGCGCAAGCTCCAGGCTCGTGTCCCCCTGCCCCACGGCACGGCGCCCACCGCTCTCAAGCGCCCACGCCCCGCGGGCTCCCGAGGCCGTCGCGCGCAGCGTCCCGCCGTCGTGCACGAGGCGGAAGACGGCCGGCTCGAACCCGTCGTGTGCGGGGACGGTGACAACCCTCTCCTCGCCGTCGGCCAGCTCGTAAACCCGCAGCACGACCCCGGGGACCCAGTCGTCCTCGGGACGGCTCAGGCCCTGGGCCAGGGGCAGGACCGCGCCCTCGCGCACGTACAGCGGCAGTGTGTCGGCCCCATGGGTCTCACGCACCCAGCACGGACCCTGGGCGCTCCGGCCGGTCCAATAGGAGGTCCAGGTGCCCGGAGGCAGATAGACATCCACCTCGCCGTCGGGGTCCATGACGGGGGCGACGAGCAGGTCGGGGCCGAGCATGTACTGGGTGTCGACGTCCCAGGAGCCCCGGTCCTCGGGGAACTCGAGGAACATCGAGCGCATCATCGGCGTGCCGGTGGCATGCGCCTCCTCAGCGGCCGCATACAGGTACGGCATGAGGGACAAGCGCAGGCGGATGAAGGCGCGGGTGACGTCCACCGCCTCCTCTCCGAAGGTCCACGGCACACGCACCGAGCCCGAGCCATGCAGCCGCGCATGGGAGGACAGAAGCCCGAAGGCAACCCAGCGCATGAAGACGTCTGGGTCCGGGGTCCCCTCGAAGCCCCCGATGTCGTGGCTCCAATACCCGAACCCGCAGCTCGTGAGAGACAGCCCGCCACGCAGGGTCTCCCCCATGGAGGCGAAGGTGGACTCGTTATCGCCGCCCCAGTGGACGGGCAGCCGCTGGCCCCCGGCGGTGGCGGATCGGGCGAAGAGGACCGCCTCGCCCTCGCCGCACTCCTGGGTGAGCAGGTCGAAGACGGCCCGGTTGTACAGGTGCGCGTAGTAGTTGTGCATCTTCTCCGGGTCGGAGCCGTCGTGCCAGGCGATGCCGGCCACCGGCACCCGCTCCCCGAAGTCCGTCTTGAAGCAGTCAACGCCGATGTCGAGCAGGCCCGCCAGCTGCTCGCGGTACCAGTCGACGGCCTGCGGGTTGGTGAAGTCAACCAGGCCCATGCCCGCCTGCCACAGGTCCGTCTGCCAGACATCGCCGTCGGTGGTGCGCACGAGATAGCCGCGCTCGGCGCCCTCGTCGAAGAGGTGCGAGCGCTGGGCGATGTAGGGGTTGATCCAGACGCACACCCTCAGGCCCCGGGCCTTGAGGCGCGCGATCATCCCGGCGGGGTC from Actinomyces respiraculi carries:
- a CDS encoding diguanylate cyclase, which gives rise to METQVGYERFFDPEDIFFSTTDRRGVITRSNRTFDILSRYHRDRLIGAPHNIIRHLDMPAGVFRLMWDDLEAGRPACAYVRNRAADGLDYCVFATIVPVSDGFLSVRTKPLDTATFEAVNNVYRGVRARERAEAAQGASRRRVGEVGAAALTAELNALGFDSLHAMTLQQVPREISALVSAGVRVPQPMGVDGPVTRILQAAGDLERATNLLVFELEEYLRLLTSMSGTRSGLLDVADRADSFGRVVSGRRLNIADRADALAAQIIELSQTVAPRLRDLPASMDALRDAVLELRYSVALIRLHTLMVGRFARSVLDGSEESPADSIVALCGALEAGFAQLGPVCREVEEGVITLDGEISQITPLLDRMVRRLSRWVDRRGGRNSATAEAADLVDHGNPEVRDLAALAAECRGLHLPYHEDAVNERLAVLREAVGQL
- a CDS encoding C2 family cysteine protease, which encodes MALTPSAGSRPGTRRPHADPLSARLRLWPLRGAQGQASAEYAGVIMVAVIVILALGAVFTPMGGRIATGVQCAIESVFSDGGGGGCGGEPATPVTVGRPKGDEAYAPNDAAGSRPQGPAGGQPQGPGGGQPQNPRPKEPVDQQKVNEALKGVHEDLRTGWFNPVSSRDLDSIENRLKGLNGAEVDSVIAGMSDDELRRWVQEMEQGWRPFGTGGWSTERRQQMWTRVLPNASYDTVRRLAGITQDIQPRFDDVEGDDESTEEEGQEFSYRESKGLPVVNGVSPSDIRQGLIGDCWYIASLKAVAASDPSVIENAITDNGNGTYTVRLYRDGKPVYITVTGDQVIMPDGDQGYARSTDKSELWPEIMEKALASYEGSYGAIEGGWASNGMEVLTGKPSTRRSTDSYSAADLKAELDQGHAVALSSQPTPRSSRNENPLYDKHHPRDSKGNELWERLMYGHAYQVVSVDLGDPSDPSDDTVTIQNPWYPDQPMTLPYEDWRNGFTQVHVNPVK
- the yicI gene encoding alpha-xylosidase; the protein is MKFSNGYWLDRNGYQVNKARGLLDLVVEDGSVHAHAPVRPVLTRGDTLNTALLRATFTAVADGVIKVELVHHKGRRERGPSFEIVTDPAYRGVVERDCDGLVLRAGELAVALAEGEDWTAAFTHADRPLTASLPRAVAHVTGLDGRTWMREQLSLRPGERVYGLGERFGALTKNGQSIDIWNEDGGTASEQAYKNVPFYLTSAGYGVFVDHPGGVSFEVGSEVNTRTQFSVEGERLTYYLIDGPTPKDVLRRYTALTGRPPMVPTWSFGLWLTTSFTTSYDEETVTSFIDGMEERDLPLSVFHFDCFWMRGFHWCDFVWDPETFPDPAGMIARLKARGLRVCVWINPYIAQRSHLFDEGAERGYLVRTTDGDVWQTDLWQAGMGLVDFTNPQAVDWYREQLAGLLDIGVDCFKTDFGERVPVAGIAWHDGSDPEKMHNYYAHLYNRAVFDLLTQECGEGEAVLFARSATAGGQRLPVHWGGDNESTFASMGETLRGGLSLTSCGFGYWSHDIGGFEGTPDPDVFMRWVAFGLLSSHARLHGSGSVRVPWTFGEEAVDVTRAFIRLRLSLMPYLYAAAEEAHATGTPMMRSMFLEFPEDRGSWDVDTQYMLGPDLLVAPVMDPDGEVDVYLPPGTWTSYWTGRSAQGPCWVRETHGADTLPLYVREGAVLPLAQGLSRPEDDWVPGVVLRVYELADGEERVVTVPAHDGFEPAVFRLVHDGGTLRATASGARGAWALESGGRRAVGQGDTSLELALG
- a CDS encoding TetR/AcrR family transcriptional regulator, with product MSSETKPGAPTSKGEARRQAIISAAAAIIHESGPASVTHRAVASRAGCSLSATTYYFNGLDDLLYQAGLANIRRWALRAERAAERAEALTASPSLETCIELILAATLPAEGPYLGHYIQLISAGDTAPVGRAYREGRQQLNAAVNRLIVALGLQATAEVVIAVVDGAAVTALSEQRDVKETARSLLRRLGCYIHSAIPQRPGTTRP
- the topA gene encoding type I DNA topoisomerase, with the protein product MSKKLVIVESPNKVRSIAGYLGSDFDVEASVGHIRDLAQPSELPAAEKKGPYGKFAVDVEDGFKPYYVINPDKKKTVTQLRKALKEADELYLATDDDREGEAIAWHLLEVLKPKVPVKRMTFTEITREAVGRALENTRELDTDRVDAQETRRILDRLVGYEVSPVLWRKVRAGLSAGRVQSVATRLVVERERERMAFTAAGYWGVEAELAVGGGVGQEAQSFTARLATLDGRRVATGRDFDDDGRLRSAAVKAGTVHLHEGGARAVADAVLRSTPQVAEVEEKPYKRRPAAPFTTSTLQQEASRKLRMNPRETMRVAQGLYENGFITYMRTDSTVLSGQAVSAARAQVAELYGPEYVPAKPRLYATRTKGAQEAHEAIRPAGDHFRTPAQVAGELSGSQFRLYELIWKRTVASQMADAVGSTATVRVQVPLMSADGGARDAGLTFRMAGLTASGTVITFRGFLAAYEEGRDADRYDSGSDKDVRLPAMRVGDSLRALGSEAVGHETTPPPRYTEASLVKALEEREIGRPSTYAATMSVIADRGYVDHRGQALVPTWLAFAVTRLLEENFAELVDYDFTASMERDLDRIAAGEEDRVAWLDRFYNGARAQEGADGEAETGARSLSQMLASLGEIDARAVNSIDIGEGMTLRVGRYGPYLEDAEGKRANVPAGIAPDELTVAKARELFERAADDGRELGIDPVTGHTIIAKDGRYGPYVTEVLPEETEAGAGVPAEDGGPRKRTAKKAAKPRTASLFKSMSLATVTLEQALDLLSLPRVVGQDAEGVDITAQNGRYGPYLKKGTDSRSLETEEQLFTVTLEQANELFAQPKRRRGQAAARGPLRELGTDPATGRPVVIKDGRFGPYFTDGETNVTLRRGDDPATVTPERAYELLADKRAKGPAKKRTTTRKTTAKKKTTSARSTRSSRA